One genomic region from Candidatus Nitrospira nitrificans encodes:
- the recN gene encoding DNA repair protein RecN encodes MLTELRIANFAVIERLSLNMDSGFTVLTGETGTGKSLLIDAVALLVGGRASSDQIRFGEDEAQLEASFEIPPAHPLLQRLRAKDVLGPNDSQLIIRRIIARSVRNRVYLNGVLSPVHVLEEFAGTLVDIHGQHDQQSLLSSSAQLEVLDAFGRLQEIRSRYRSIHREWVRTREERAALAATLQQRAQQEDLLSFQQQELHEAACRLGEEELLVAERHRLGASRRLAELALEAQERIQGDPDGILVNLALMERALGELAQIDPAMEGTGRLASEAKVLLKEVADSIRGYAEGLEADPLRLNVIEDRLAVIQKIKKKYGGTIEAALETQARVKQELDRLRQSDSELDRYDRLVGEQQHTLSALARALSVKRAEAADRLTKLVGKELSALKMGSVRFLVQVMPSGPDEVYGPDGSDRVEFLLSTNAGEPLKPISRIASGGELSRVMLAVKSVLADVDHVPVLIFDEIDTGVGGAVAATIGKRLRELGRYHQVLCITHLPQVASQAQHHVSVEKSDVKGRTVATVRSLTGISREGEIARMLGGERITSKTRSAAAELIAGAHE; translated from the coding sequence ATGCTCACTGAGCTGCGCATTGCGAATTTTGCCGTGATCGAACGACTGAGTCTGAACATGGACTCAGGATTTACCGTATTGACCGGAGAGACAGGGACCGGTAAGTCGTTATTAATCGATGCGGTGGCGCTGCTTGTCGGTGGGCGAGCCTCCAGCGACCAAATTCGATTTGGTGAAGACGAAGCCCAGCTTGAAGCGTCGTTTGAGATTCCACCCGCCCATCCTCTCCTGCAACGGCTGCGGGCCAAAGACGTCCTTGGCCCGAACGATTCTCAGCTCATCATTCGACGCATCATTGCGCGCTCGGTAAGAAACCGGGTGTACCTGAATGGCGTTTTAAGCCCGGTCCATGTGCTGGAAGAGTTCGCCGGTACGCTTGTCGATATCCATGGCCAGCATGACCAGCAATCGCTCCTGTCCAGCTCTGCTCAGCTTGAGGTTCTGGATGCCTTCGGTCGTCTGCAGGAAATACGGTCTCGCTATCGATCAATCCATCGTGAATGGGTACGGACGCGCGAAGAACGCGCTGCGCTTGCCGCGACTCTCCAGCAGCGAGCCCAGCAAGAAGACCTGTTGAGTTTTCAACAGCAGGAATTGCATGAGGCCGCCTGCCGTCTGGGCGAAGAAGAGTTGCTGGTGGCCGAACGCCATCGGTTGGGAGCGTCTCGGCGTCTGGCTGAGTTGGCCTTGGAAGCGCAGGAACGAATTCAAGGCGATCCTGACGGTATTTTGGTGAATCTGGCATTGATGGAGCGCGCGTTGGGAGAGTTGGCTCAGATCGATCCCGCGATGGAGGGAACAGGTCGGCTCGCATCCGAGGCCAAAGTACTTCTGAAAGAAGTCGCCGATTCCATTCGTGGTTACGCCGAGGGACTGGAGGCTGACCCTCTGCGACTTAATGTGATCGAGGACCGTTTGGCTGTTATCCAGAAAATAAAAAAGAAATACGGGGGGACGATCGAAGCCGCCTTAGAGACTCAGGCTCGAGTGAAACAAGAGCTGGACCGACTTCGGCAATCGGACAGCGAGCTTGATCGGTATGATCGTCTTGTTGGGGAACAACAACACACCCTCTCGGCGCTGGCCCGGGCGCTTTCTGTGAAGCGAGCGGAAGCCGCCGATCGGTTGACGAAATTGGTGGGCAAAGAGCTCAGTGCGCTGAAAATGGGATCGGTACGGTTTCTCGTCCAAGTCATGCCGAGCGGGCCTGACGAAGTCTACGGCCCTGATGGGAGCGATCGTGTTGAGTTTCTGCTGTCGACCAATGCCGGCGAGCCCTTGAAACCGATATCTCGCATAGCATCCGGCGGCGAACTCTCGCGGGTGATGCTGGCGGTGAAATCCGTCCTTGCCGATGTCGATCATGTGCCCGTCTTGATCTTCGATGAGATCGATACGGGAGTTGGAGGGGCGGTCGCAGCCACGATCGGGAAACGGCTCAGGGAGTTGGGCCGATACCATCAAGTGTTGTGCATCACTCATCTGCCTCAGGTCGCCTCTCAAGCGCAGCATCACGTCTCGGTTGAAAAATCGGACGTGAAGGGGCGGACGGTGGCGACGGTGCGTTCGCTGACCGGCATAAGTCGTGAGGGCGAAATTGCGCGGATGCTGGGTGGCGAGCGAATCACTTCAAAGACTCGATCTGCGGCGGCGGAATTGATCGCCGGAGCGCATGAATAG
- a CDS encoding HD domain-containing phosphohydrolase, with protein sequence MATVSCQPETQPTVLVVDDEAGPRDALNVILHTFCNVRSAENAKTALEILGQEPIDLITLDQKLPDRHGLDLLRDIKHYRPDVEVIIVTGYGSLKAAMEGVRHGAAGYLLKPFNVNELTTLIQQTMDKKRRLDFLRRCLRTLPDLWGSEEESARAWDKVKAGYASLSVHSQSHDVLRQDEMTLLPLLSDALEATDRQLLTHSSRVSFYATLMASRLNLIVSEQKALALGAFLHDLGKTSFPSYRFSEDQVLPSGEASVCREHVDRGVRMIAPLGLPIEVRQVIASHHEQWDGHGYPRGLRGPDIPLLARIVGIAQTFDHLTADAPGRVALPQDVAIRQISLQSHTHFDPLLLELFVHVVKDSPVSPPAMDIAPAA encoded by the coding sequence ATGGCAACGGTTTCTTGTCAGCCTGAAACACAACCCACAGTCCTGGTAGTTGATGATGAAGCGGGGCCACGCGATGCCCTTAACGTGATTCTTCACACTTTCTGCAACGTTCGTTCGGCAGAAAACGCCAAGACAGCCCTAGAAATCCTCGGTCAGGAACCCATTGATCTGATCACGCTCGATCAAAAGCTTCCGGATCGTCATGGACTCGACCTCCTCAGAGACATCAAGCACTATCGCCCTGACGTGGAGGTCATTATCGTCACGGGATACGGGAGCCTGAAGGCTGCGATGGAGGGCGTCCGCCACGGAGCTGCGGGCTATTTGCTTAAGCCCTTCAACGTGAACGAGCTGACCACCCTCATCCAACAGACGATGGACAAGAAGCGCCGACTCGACTTTCTTCGTCGCTGCCTTCGAACACTACCGGACCTTTGGGGATCGGAGGAAGAAAGCGCACGTGCATGGGATAAGGTGAAGGCGGGATATGCCTCGCTCTCCGTTCACTCGCAGAGCCATGATGTCTTGCGGCAAGACGAGATGACCCTGCTGCCACTCTTGTCCGATGCTCTGGAGGCCACAGACCGTCAATTACTCACCCATTCGAGCAGAGTGAGTTTCTATGCGACCTTGATGGCTAGCCGACTCAATCTTATCGTCTCCGAGCAAAAAGCATTGGCCTTGGGAGCTTTTCTGCATGATTTAGGAAAAACAAGCTTCCCCTCATATAGGTTTTCAGAAGACCAGGTCCTTCCGTCCGGCGAGGCATCCGTCTGTAGAGAACACGTCGACAGAGGCGTGCGGATGATTGCGCCGTTGGGTTTACCGATTGAGGTGAGGCAAGTTATCGCGTCCCATCATGAGCAATGGGATGGACACGGCTACCCTCGTGGACTCCGAGGCCCGGATATTCCCTTACTGGCTCGTATTGTCGGCATCGCCCAAACGTTTGATCATCTGACCGCCGACGCCCCTGGGCGCGTCGCGCTGCCGCAGGATGTCGCAATTCGCCAGATCTCACTTCAATCTCACACGCATTTTGATCCGCTGCTGCTGGAACTCTTCGTTCATGTGGTAAAGGACTCCCCCGTCTCGCCTCCCGCCATGGACATTGCCCCGGCCGCTTGA
- a CDS encoding sigma-54-dependent transcriptional regulator yields the protein MESLVVKKRVLLIDDDPRVRASLKMVLEPIYDILQAGDGQEGLDVFRKDEPDLILLDVILPGTDGLAVLQTLRMESKMTPVIMLTGTKSVKTAVDAMKFGAADYLSKPFDVDELRIIIDRVLNSSELEREVKQLRAQVVQRYAFHNLIGKSQGMQEIYSKIEQVADSRTTVLITGESGTGKELVAKALHYNSSRRERPFIALNCAALPETLIESELFGHEKGSFTDATARRVGQFELANTGTLFLDEIGDLSPVTQAKLLRVIQEREFTRIGGVQSIKVDVRIVAATNKNLDDLVRKSQFREDLYYRINVIALFLPPLRERGEDVPLLAKHFLEKRLEEERRPRIDFGKDALELLTRYSWPGNVRELENVVEQAFIWSQHAAQIMPEHLPTLIKNDSRSTSLRDDTLAGRMSLEKAVMEFEREIILDALKRTNYVQTHAANLLGISRRMLKYRMDTLNIGRPDNSSPQESDLPMQE from the coding sequence GTGGAAAGTTTGGTTGTTAAGAAGCGAGTGCTGTTGATCGATGACGATCCACGAGTCCGTGCCTCCCTCAAGATGGTTCTTGAGCCGATTTATGACATTCTCCAGGCCGGCGATGGACAGGAGGGGCTCGACGTGTTTCGGAAAGACGAGCCCGACCTCATCCTCCTGGATGTCATTCTCCCGGGAACCGACGGCCTCGCGGTGCTTCAAACGCTTCGCATGGAGAGCAAGATGACTCCTGTCATCATGCTCACAGGCACTAAATCCGTCAAAACAGCTGTTGACGCCATGAAGTTCGGAGCCGCCGACTATCTCTCAAAACCGTTCGACGTCGATGAGCTCCGCATCATCATCGATCGCGTCCTGAACTCTTCCGAACTGGAGCGAGAGGTCAAGCAGCTGCGGGCTCAAGTCGTCCAGCGCTATGCCTTCCATAATCTGATCGGTAAAAGCCAGGGTATGCAGGAGATCTACTCAAAAATCGAACAAGTCGCCGACAGCCGTACCACTGTGCTCATTACTGGAGAAAGCGGCACAGGGAAGGAATTGGTCGCGAAAGCCTTGCACTACAACAGTTCTCGGCGCGAACGTCCCTTCATTGCCTTGAACTGCGCAGCCTTGCCTGAAACGCTCATTGAAAGCGAACTGTTCGGCCACGAAAAAGGGTCGTTCACGGATGCCACAGCCCGGCGCGTCGGACAGTTCGAATTGGCGAATACCGGAACGTTGTTTCTGGACGAAATCGGCGACTTAAGTCCGGTCACACAGGCGAAACTTCTGCGTGTCATCCAAGAGCGTGAGTTTACGAGAATCGGTGGGGTTCAGTCGATCAAAGTCGATGTCCGCATCGTGGCGGCGACGAACAAGAATCTTGATGACCTGGTTCGAAAATCGCAGTTTCGAGAGGACCTCTACTACCGCATCAACGTCATTGCGCTCTTTCTCCCTCCACTCCGTGAGCGCGGTGAGGATGTCCCCCTCCTGGCCAAACATTTCCTTGAGAAACGACTGGAAGAGGAACGACGCCCTCGGATCGATTTCGGGAAAGACGCACTGGAGCTTCTGACACGCTATTCTTGGCCGGGCAACGTTCGCGAGCTGGAAAACGTCGTCGAGCAAGCGTTCATCTGGTCTCAACATGCCGCGCAAATCATGCCGGAGCATTTGCCGACGTTGATCAAGAACGACTCCCGTTCAACGTCGCTTCGGGACGATACCCTCGCGGGTCGCATGTCGCTTGAAAAAGCCGTGATGGAGTTTGAACGAGAGATTATCCTTGATGCGCTGAAACGGACCAATTACGTACAAACCCATGCCGCAAACCTACTGGGAATCAGCCGACGGATGCTGAAATACCGAATGGATACCCTCAACATCGGTCGCCCGGATAATTCCTCCCCGCAAGAGTCAGACCTACCCATGCAAGAATGA